GGTTCCTGAAACCTTTACTGCAATCGAGAACAATATGCAATCCAGAGTTCTTCGCTATATTCTTCCAAAACCGCCTACGGGCAACGGCTGTCAGCGACGGATCAAAAACCCTTTCAATACAGCAGTTGGTTCAGTTCACCTTTTCCCTGCCGCCTCTAGACATCCAGCATCATCTATTGCAAAAATACCAGCTCATATCAGCTAGATTGAAAGTTTACGACGACTTCGCGACGAGGATCGACGACGCATTAGACAAGCAGGTCAGCTCTGAATATCTTCAATACCAAGCAAAAGAAATTCCAATCTCTGAGCTACTGGACTGCATGAGCGGCAATACTGGATTGACGGAGGAGCTCATCTACAGCAAGAGCAACTTTGGAGGAACCAGATACCAAGTGCTGACCGCTTCAACGATTCCCGACACGGCTATGGGGTATATACCAAAGTGCACGATTTCTACGGCGTCCGGGAGAACGAAGGAACTGAATACGTTCGAAGGCAAGGAAGGTTTGCTTGTTGTCCGCAAAGGCAAGGCGGGCGGTACGAGATACCTTCCTGAAGGCAAATACGTGATAAACGATGACGCATATATTGTTTCGGTCAAGAATGACTGCCCGTATCAGATTGACCTGCGTTGGCTTGCGATAGCCTGCAAAACCGATTTCCTCGCCTATGCTTCAAACTCCGATAATGGTACATGGAACAAGACCGGTTTCTTCAACAATGTTACTTACTATTAACATACCTAGCATCGCTGAACAGGAGCATCTGGTTGATATAGTTTCGAAGGCCACTGAATACAGGCAAAGGGTGGATGAGGTCAGGCGAAAACTGGACATCCTACTCGACAAGGAAATTGATGTGCCTAAGTAAAGGTAGATTTTGAAGTAAAGCGTCTTGAACAAAAAATACGGCTCTGTTCGAGACGCTTTACTATTCCGAGGGTTATAGGCAAAAAGGGGGTTCGGACTGTTTTCTGGTCGAAATTGGAGGATCAGTTGAAGGTCATGCACACGGCTGAGCAGAAACGGGTCGCAGTGGCCACGTATCGGCGTCATAAGTCGTATGCGAAGACGTTGCGATTGTTGGGCTATCCCTCGCGCCACGTGTTGTTCGACTGGGTGCGGGGCAGCAGGCCGGGCAGAAAGAAGCCGATCGCCCGTTCGGCGTATCGCAGTTACTCGGTGACGGTCAAGCTTGAGGCCGTCAATCGCATGCTTGCGGGGGAACCGGTCGTTGATGTCGCCGCGGGTCTGGATGTGGCCAACCATATGCTGTTGTATAAGTGGATGCATGCATGGCATCTGGGCGGCGAGGAGGGATTGATGACCAGATCGGAGCGCAAGCAGCGCGAGGGGTACAGGACCCGCGCCCAGCCTGAGGCGTCGCTGCCTGATGATCCGGTCGAGCTGCGCCGCCTGTCCGCTCGGCTGCTGGTCGGCAAGGCCGTGCTCGAAAAGGAGCTTGACCTGGTAAAAAAAGACGCGGGCGTCATCCCGGGACAACTGACAAACACCAGCAAGACGATAATCATCCAGTCTCTGAGAGACCGTCTTGCATTGACGATGCTGCTTGACTCGACGGGACTGAGGGCAAACAGCTATCAATATGCCAGAACGGCCCTGGCACGTCCTGATAGGCTGGCCGGACTGCGCGCGAGCGTGCATGAGATCGCGCGCTCGTCCGGGTTCACGTACGGGTCCCCGCGCGTCTGGATGGCGCTGAAGCGGGCGGGCATCGTTGTTTCCGAGAAGGTGGTGCGCCGTGTGATGAAGCAGGAGCGCATCCCCGTGCATTACGCGCATCGCAAGTGGCACTATTCGAGCTACGAGGGCGAGAGCACGCCGGCTCCCAAGGACCTCGTCAAACGCGACTTCCATGCCAGGGAACCGAACCGGCTATGGCTGACCGATGTATCCGAGTTCGCGGCACGCAACGGCAAGGTCTATCTCAGTCCGATCATTGATTGCCATGACGGCAAGGCCGTATCGTTCACGACAGGCCGTTGCCCCGATAAGAGGCTGACCCAGTCCATGCTCGAACAGGCCATCGGCACGCTGCCCACGCAGCGCACGAATCCGCTGATCATACATTCCGACGGGGGCGGGCACTATCGTGCCGCGGAATGGATCGAGACCCTGAACGCCGCAGGCGTCACCCGCTCGATGAGCCGCAAGGGCTGCTCTCCCGACAACGCCACGTGCGAGGGATTCTTCGGACGCATGAAGACCGAGATGTTCCACGAGCGCACGTGGAACACCATGAGCGAACTGGAAACTGCGATCCATTGGTACATGGACTTCATATTACAACCACCGCATCAAGACCAGCCTCGGTGGCGTCACCATACATGAACACCGAAAACAGCTAGAATCAACATCAACGGACTAAACCAACCAGAAAACAGTCCGAACCCCCTTTATTCCTATAACCCGAAAATGGCTTTTAGACAGTGTTGACCGGTTTAATAGGACATCTAATAGGACAGATTGGTGCCCTATGGGTCGCACAAGGTCTTTTGGGGGCTATAGGCACGAAAGTGTGTGGAAAATTGAAGTGGACTCAATTGGGCACTCTCACTGCGCAACAACCATGATGACACAGCTCAACTTGACAGGACAAAACATACTGCCCTCTTGCTCTGGCGGTCTGGAGTCCCGCGTTGGTGCGTTCCCTTATCATGGCGGCGAAAACGTTAAAGATGGGCGCGT
This Bifidobacterium sp. WK041_4_12 DNA region includes the following protein-coding sequences:
- a CDS encoding restriction endonuclease subunit S — encoded protein: MKLNDIFAPIVKGDFGLTDEVIYQSFGGDGETIALYGGNQSHSVPTRWVKTGCITTKGKHIRTFADAGIILSLDGSAGSMTYKKGDETFALNHHAGFLKPLLQSRTICNPEFFAIFFQNRLRATAVSDGSKTLSIQQLVQFTFSLPPLDIQHHLLQKYQLISARLKVYDDFATRIDDALDKQVSSEYLQYQAKEIPISELLDCMSGNTGLTEELIYSKSNFGGTRYQVLTASTIPDTAMGYIPKCTISTASGRTKELNTFEGKEGLLVVRKGKAGGTRYLPEGKYVINDDAYIVSVKNDCPYQIDLRWLAIACKTDFLAYASNSDNGTWNKTGFFNNVTYY
- a CDS encoding IS3 family transposase encodes the protein MHTAEQKRVAVATYRRHKSYAKTLRLLGYPSRHVLFDWVRGSRPGRKKPIARSAYRSYSVTVKLEAVNRMLAGEPVVDVAAGLDVANHMLLYKWMHAWHLGGEEGLMTRSERKQREGYRTRAQPEASLPDDPVELRRLSARLLVGKAVLEKELDLVKKDAGVIPGQLTNTSKTIIIQSLRDRLALTMLLDSTGLRANSYQYARTALARPDRLAGLRASVHEIARSSGFTYGSPRVWMALKRAGIVVSEKVVRRVMKQERIPVHYAHRKWHYSSYEGESTPAPKDLVKRDFHAREPNRLWLTDVSEFAARNGKVYLSPIIDCHDGKAVSFTTGRCPDKRLTQSMLEQAIGTLPTQRTNPLIIHSDGGGHYRAAEWIETLNAAGVTRSMSRKGCSPDNATCEGFFGRMKTEMFHERTWNTMSELETAIHWYMDFILQPPHQDQPRWRHHT